The DNA segment CGCGCCCAGTACGCCGGTTTTATTCCGAAAGAAGGAGACCGCGTCGAAGTGCGCGCCCTGGTGACGCTGTATGCCCCGCGCGGCGACTACCAGTTGAATGTGGAAGCAGTGCGGCGCGCCGGGCTGGGCAACCTCTATGAAGCATTTCTGCAACTGAAGGAAAAGCTGACACGGGAAGGCTTGTTCGATCCGGCACGCAAGCGCCCACTGCCGGCGTTTGCCCGCACGATCGGCATTGTCACCAGTCTCCAGGCAGCCGCGCTGCGAGACGTGCTGACGGCCTTGCGGCGACGCGCGCCGCATATACAGGTGGTCATTTATCCAGCCCCTGTGCAGGGAGAAGGCGCCGCAGAAAAAATCGCCGCGGCGGTCCGGCAGGCCTCGGCGCGTGCCGAATGCGATGTGCTGCTGGTATGCCGCGGCGGCGGCAGCATTGAAGACCTGTGGTCGTTCAATGATGAAGGCGTCGCGCGTGCCATTGTTGCATGCGCCATGCCTGTGATAGCCGGCGTCGGCCACGAAACCGATTTTACCCTGGCCGATTTTGCCGCCGACCTGCGCGCGCCGACCCCCACCGCTGCCGCCGAGCTCGCAGCCACTGCGCGCGCCGATTGGCTGGCAACCCTTGAATCCCATGCAGATGATCTCACCCGCACGCTGCGGCGCCACCTTGCCGATTGCGCACAAAATCTCGACTGGCTGTCGCACCGGCTGACGAGCCCGGCCGCGATGATTCGCCATGAACGGCTCAAGTTGCAAGGATGGCAGACGCGCCTGGCGCATGCCACCCGCATGCCTGTTGCGCGTGCGCGCCATGCCCTGGCCCAGGCGGGCATTCGCCTGTCGGCCAGGCTGCCGCAAACAGCGGGGTTGCGGCGCCAGTTGCAGGAGGAGGCGCGCCGCCTCGACAATGGCATGGCCAGCGTGCAGGCCCAGCGCCGCCTGGCGCTGGCGAGCCTGGCGGCGCAACTGGAATTACTGAACCCCCAACGCACCCTGGAACGCGGCTATGCCATGGTGACGGATGCGCGGGGTAATATCGTGCGCGCCCCTGCGCAAGTACATCCCCGCGAAAATATCACCCTGCGCCTGGCGCAAGGCGTCGTGGACATTGGTGTGGCCTCAGTACAACCAGGCCTCGAGTAGGGCGCCGCCAGGGGCTCCCCTGCAATCTTGCGGCATCCGGCATACAATAAAGGGTTTTCAAAACAACCACTACTTGCAAACCAAGAAAGGATAAGCTCATGGAACACACCCTGCCGGCCCTGCCCTATGCACTCGATGCCCTGCAACCGCACATTTCCAAGGAAACCCTGGAATACCACTACGGCAAGCACCATCAGGCTTATGTCACCAACCTGAATAACCTGATCAAGGGCACCGAATTCGAAAACGCCAGCCTGGAAGACATCATCAAGAAATCCTCCGGCGGCGTGTTCAACAATGCGGCCCAGGTCTGGAACCACACGTTCTACTGGAACGGCCTGGCTCCCAATGCCGGCGGCGCACCGACCGGCGCCCTAGCTGACGCCATCAACGCCAAGTGGGGTTCGTTCGACAAGTTCAAGGAAGAATTCACCAAGTCCGGCATCGGCAATTTCGGCTCCGGCTGGACCTGGCTGGTGAAAAAAGCGGACGGCTCCGTGGATATCGTCAACACCTCCAATGCCGCCACCCCGCTGACCACCGCCGACAAGGCCCTGCTGACCTGCGACGTCTGGGAACATGCCTACTACATCGACTACCGCAATGCCCGTCCGAAATACATCGAGTCGTTCTGGAGCCTGGTGAACTGGGCATTCGTTGCAAAGAATTTCGCCTAAATGCCTGTGCAGCCGCTGTGGTCCTGAAGACCCCGGCCTGCAGCCCTAAACAGGGAGCCATCGCGCAAGCGCCTGGCTCCCTGTTTGTATTCAGGCCACCAATCTTTTTGAGCTTGAGGCAAGCCTGATAAGATTCAACTTCGCGACCTTGGCATCAGCCGGCCCGCAGTGCGGTGCCGTAAAAAAATTGCAATCTTGAAATTTATTGACTAGTCTCAAATGCAGCTGGATTTACGTCTGTCAC comes from the Janthinobacterium sp. 17J80-10 genome and includes:
- the sodB gene encoding superoxide dismutase [Fe]; its protein translation is MEHTLPALPYALDALQPHISKETLEYHYGKHHQAYVTNLNNLIKGTEFENASLEDIIKKSSGGVFNNAAQVWNHTFYWNGLAPNAGGAPTGALADAINAKWGSFDKFKEEFTKSGIGNFGSGWTWLVKKADGSVDIVNTSNAATPLTTADKALLTCDVWEHAYYIDYRNARPKYIESFWSLVNWAFVAKNFA
- the xseA gene encoding exodeoxyribonuclease VII large subunit, with translation MSSTNFPDSTEPTQPVLSVSALNTTVARMLERNFPLLWVSGEISNFTRAASGHWYFTLKDEGAQVRAVMFRGRAQYAGFIPKEGDRVEVRALVTLYAPRGDYQLNVEAVRRAGLGNLYEAFLQLKEKLTREGLFDPARKRPLPAFARTIGIVTSLQAAALRDVLTALRRRAPHIQVVIYPAPVQGEGAAEKIAAAVRQASARAECDVLLVCRGGGSIEDLWSFNDEGVARAIVACAMPVIAGVGHETDFTLADFAADLRAPTPTAAAELAATARADWLATLESHADDLTRTLRRHLADCAQNLDWLSHRLTSPAAMIRHERLKLQGWQTRLAHATRMPVARARHALAQAGIRLSARLPQTAGLRRQLQEEARRLDNGMASVQAQRRLALASLAAQLELLNPQRTLERGYAMVTDARGNIVRAPAQVHPRENITLRLAQGVVDIGVASVQPGLE